A region of Bacteroidales bacterium DNA encodes the following proteins:
- a CDS encoding DUF6371 domain-containing protein: protein MQQHRFILEPYKGLRTRHICPACERKGEFVSYIDTENNYSLPDHVGRCNRESSCGYHYTPKQFFEDCPNEKQYIADKKQIESYAQAVEKHRVCVPKAKKTDYFEYRVMISSMARYETNSFTNALQTIFDEIQIKNIIHRYFLGTTKDEGVIFWQVDVSGNVRYGKRMHYTFDLHRDKTKHPVGVHSLMRLYHFNHKQCFFGEHLLSIPENKDKAVAIVESEKTACICSELLPDYIWLATGGKNGCRWADKEVCKVLSNRKVILLPDVDAHQSWVEKSNILVSYGIQVFVFDSLVQLSPETQYDVADCLIWDIQNRKQQVSIESVVQTDTTIFERMKVKNPSFEKLVKVFDCKITDEYQYEPLPKEQLAMLGEKLPDFNSFTKKEIAEILKIEIFRVEELIQSNSVYFIHQTAKYCKAYGVPF, encoded by the coding sequence ATGCAACAACATAGATTCATATTAGAGCCTTATAAAGGATTGCGAACAAGGCATATTTGTCCTGCTTGCGAACGCAAAGGTGAATTTGTAAGCTATATAGATACCGAAAACAATTATTCGTTACCCGACCATGTAGGCAGATGTAACAGAGAATCGTCATGCGGTTATCATTACACACCGAAGCAGTTCTTTGAAGATTGCCCGAATGAAAAGCAATATATTGCAGATAAAAAGCAAATAGAAAGCTATGCTCAAGCAGTTGAAAAGCATCGTGTATGCGTGCCAAAAGCAAAAAAGACGGACTATTTTGAGTATCGTGTAATGATTTCGTCAATGGCAAGGTATGAAACGAACAGCTTTACCAATGCTTTACAAACCATATTCGATGAGATACAGATAAAAAACATTATTCATCGCTATTTTTTGGGAACAACCAAAGACGAAGGTGTAATTTTTTGGCAAGTTGATGTTTCGGGAAATGTCCGTTACGGAAAAAGGATGCATTATACATTCGATTTACACAGGGACAAAACAAAACATCCTGTTGGAGTACATTCTTTGATGCGTTTATACCACTTTAACCACAAACAATGTTTTTTCGGTGAACATCTTTTAAGTATACCCGAAAATAAAGATAAAGCGGTAGCCATTGTGGAATCGGAAAAAACAGCATGTATTTGCAGCGAATTGCTGCCCGATTACATTTGGTTGGCAACGGGCGGAAAGAACGGATGCAGATGGGCGGATAAAGAAGTCTGCAAAGTACTGTCAAACCGTAAAGTCATTCTTTTGCCTGATGTGGATGCACATCAATCATGGGTTGAAAAATCGAATATACTCGTAAGCTATGGTATTCAAGTGTTCGTTTTTGACAGTTTAGTACAACTCTCTCCCGAAACACAATACGATGTTGCCGATTGCTTAATTTGGGATATTCAAAACAGAAAACAACAGGTTAGCATAGAATCGGTTGTTCAAACAGATACTACTATTTTTGAAAGGATGAAAGTCAAAAATCCATCATTTGAAAAATTGGTAAAAGTTTTTGACTGTAAAATTACTGACGAATACCAATACGAACCGTTACCCAAAGAACAACTTGCCATGTTGGGTGAAAAACTACCCGATTTTAATTCGTTTACAAAGAAAGAAATAGCAGAAATACTTAAAATTGAAATTTTCCGAGTGGAAGAACTGATTCAATCAAATTCGGTTTATTTTATTCACCAAACGGCGAAGTATTGTAAAGCGTATGGTGTTCCTTTTTAA